A segment of the Oscillospiraceae bacterium genome:
CCATGACGGGTGTGAGTCTTGGGTTGCGGAACTTTGACGAAAACTTGAAGTCTAATCGCGCCCGCATCGACACACTGTTAAATGTCGGCGCAACACCGCAAAAAATCCTGCTGCCGCTCGTCAACCGTTCTCTGGAAATGGCATTACTGCCCACGTTGAACTCGATGATTGGTATGGGTATCATCTCATTGCCTGGCATGATGACGGGACAAATTTTATCCGGCACAATGCCTATGACGGCGATTTTATATCAGATTGCCATCATCATCGCTGTATGTGCCGTGACGTGCTTGGCAGTGTTTTGCTCGCTGCATTTTGGCTATCGGACATTGTATAACAAGAGAATGCAGATTACCTAGTTCTGTTAAAGAAAGGCCGCCGGTTAAGGCGGTCTTTTGTTAATATCGATGCTTTTCCTTTACAGTTCAATGCTGTCCTTTACATTACGGTTCATCTTAGAGAAATCAACCCGCGCAAAGGCGATTGTCGAAAGTGTAAGAAATATCAATCCGAATGCCAACAAAATGCCAATGGAGGCCAACATACCGATATTTACACCGCCGGTGATGTATCTGACCTCGTGTATTACGTCACCGATTACGTATTGCTCGTTTACCACTGTACCTCCTATGTTAGCCGCCAATGTTTCGTTGACCAACTCATATGTCGGTGCGGTAAACCGTTCCATGACAATGGTGCGGAAGATATTGACAGCATAAGTCAAGGGGTTAAACGCCGCGATATTGCGCAGCAAGTTCGGCAGTCCAATGGTGGGCAAGTATGCGCCCGACAGGAACATCAAGGGCATGGTGAGTGCCATCGTAACGGCTTGGAAGGTTTGCAAATTCTTGGCCTTGCTGGCGATAAACAGTCCGAAGCCTGAGAATAGCAATCCGATGAAAACCATGGCGAGAATCGCCCAAACAACGGTTAGAGGCGATGAAACGCGCATGCCGATGGCAAAGCCGGCAACAAAAATCATCAAGCCTTGGAATGCTGAAATCGTTGCTGAGGACACAAATTGCCCGGCGGCGATATTTAGTCGCGAGATGGGCGAAACAAGCACTTCTTTCATGAAGCCGGACGTCATATCGTCGATGGTTGTGCTGCTGATGCGGAATGATGATTCAAAGACAGTAGCGATAATAATACCAGCCAGCATATAGGTTTCCGAGCCGTCGCCGAGCAGTGTGCGGAACATGTTGCCGAAGATGAACAGGAAGAAAAACGGAAAAACCAAGTTAAAAATCAGTGCCGGCTTGTTGCGCAAAAAGGCGCGCATATTGCGCTTCCACAAAGCAAAAATTATGCTCATGTTGGCTCTCCTTCCCGTATTTCGCGCCCTGTGATTTCGAGAAATACGTCATTTAATGTCCCTTTACGGATTTCAATGTCGGTAATATCGGCGTTGCATTCGGCCAGCACTTGCAAGATGCCGGGCGTGCTGTCAACATCTACGCGATGGAATTTTTCTTTTTTGACATAATGAATGCCTCGCGTGTCCAACAATGCCTCCAATGCCGGAGGGTTTTTGGTGGTGATATAGGCGCGGTCTTTGGTGTATTGCTTTTTCAGCCCAAATGGCGTGTCGTGTGCAATGATTTTGCCGTGGTCCATGATAGCAACCTTGTTGCAGACCTCAGCTTCATCCATATAGTGCGTGGTCAAAAAGATGGTGATATTCTTCTCTTTTTGCAGCCGCAGGACGTATTCCCACACATGGGCACGGGTTTGCGGGTCAAGCCCTGTCGTCGGCTCGTCCAAAAATAACACTTTGGGATAGTGAATCAGCCCGCGCGCAATCTCCACACGCCGTTTCATGCCGCCTGAAAGTGCCGATACCGTTTTTTTGCGTACTTCAAGCAAGTCGACCAATTCCAATACGAATCGTATCCGTTCTTCAACCTCGCATTTGGGCACTTTGTAAAAAACGCAGTGCATTCTGAGATTTTCCTCGACGGTCATCTTGGTATCCAGCGTGTTGTCTTGAAATACGACGCCGATGGTGGAGCGAACCTCGTTTTTCTGCGTGGTAACATCCTTACCGTTGATGGTTAGGCTACCCTCAGTCTTGTCAAAAATGGTGCAGAGTGTATTGATTGTTGTCGACTTGCCCGCGCCGTTTGGCCCGAGAAAGGCAAAAATGCTGCCCTCATCGACTGTAAAGCTGATGTCGTCTACGGCAGTAAACTTGCCGTAACGTTTAGTGAAGTTTTGTACTTCGATAATTGGTTGCATAGATTCCTCCGTACATAATGTTAATTCATGTGAAAGTTTATGTTGTATTCCATAAGTATAGCCGAAGATTGTATGTGTCGATAGTGACATTTGTCATGGTTTTATGTTTTTGACAAGAGGGCAAAAAACAGTATCGCACATTTTTGCCAAACGCGCAAGTTTTTTTTGTCAAGTGGTATGTAAACAAAGGTAAGTTGCATATTTACCTCTCTGTATGGTAGAATAGGCGTGTAAAGGCGAACTGTGTTTGCCCGCCACCTGTGCCGTGCGCGATAATTGTACATGATAAGGATGTATTTATATGTTAAACTGGTTAAAAAAACTCTTAGCAATCGTCTTTTCCATTGCTTTAATCTCCGCCGGCATCAACTTGTTTCTCGGCCCACATAACATTGCGGCAGGCGGACTGACAGGGCTTGCCATTATTTTAGAGGAGTTGTTTAAGTTAGACCGCTCGATGATCATTCTCATCGGTAATGGCATCGTGATTGTTGCCACGCTGATTTTTTTGGGCAGAGAAGTGTTCCTAAAAACAGCTATCGGTGCGTCACTGCTGCCGTTAGGCGTATGGCTTGTGCCACACTACATGGTCATTGAGGACGTTATGTTGTCAACGATGATTGGTAGTGTAATTTTCGCCGTTGCCGTGTCGATATTGTATAAAAATAATGCGTCGAGCGGTGGCACGATAGTCATTCCTTTAATTTTGAAAAAGTATTTTGGACTTAACACTTCAGTTGGACTGTTTATCGCCGACGGCATTGTCGTTACGCTCTGCTTGTTGGTGTTTAGTATTGAAGCATTCTTCTATGCCGTGTTTAGTATTTTCTTGACATCATGGGTTATGCATTATATCGAAACGGGCATGAAGAAAAAGAAAATCGTGTATATCATCAGTGATAAACACGAAGAAATCACCAACGATATCCTGCATGATATCGGGCGCGGTGTAACTATTTTGCCCGCTGTCGGCGCGTACAATAAAACGCCTGTTCAAGTGCTGATGATAACATTGCATCACAGCGATTACCGCCAGTTGCAGGCAGTGGTTGACAAATATGACAAAGAGGCGTTTATGATTACCAACACTGTGACGGATGTGCATGGTGAGGGCTTTACTTATGAGCCGGGGAGCGTCTAGAACCCCAAGTTCTCGACAAAAAGATCGTCAAACGCCTCGTCATTCCCAAAATCAATGTGTTTAACCTCTTGCACCATTCGTTCCACATCACGTCGCAAATCGGTGTTGAGCAACAATGCCATGCCACCCGATTGCGATGTATTGCCTACAAAATATATCTTGCCTGCGAATGCCGCGGGCAACATTTTTAGTTGTAACAAACTTCGCTCACTTACATGGTAGCCGAACGAGCCAGCGATTTCGACGCGCTCAATATCCTGCGGCGTAAGGGACAAGCGATCCAGCATGGCATCAATGCCGGCGCGAATCGCGCCTTTGGCGAGCTGCACTTGCCGAATATCGCCCTGTGTGAGGGACACATGAGGTGTAATGGTAAAGGCGTTGGACTTGTCGGAGAATCGCCCTGTGCTGTCTACGCGACCTGTTCGCACAAGCGCGGCGACAATATCTAACAATCCGCTGCCGCAGATACCGTTGGCATCGGTATTGCCAATTGTTTCAATAGTAATTGTGTCATCGTCGTTGAAAGCGAATCGCTCGATTGCGCCGATACTTGCCCGTTTGCCTTGCGAGATATTCATGCCCTCAAAGGCAGGCCCTGCGGCTGTGGATGTGGCCACCAGGTTGCCGTCTTTTGCCAGCACCATCTCGCCATTTGTGCCGATATCGATAAACAACGTTGTCGCCGTCGTTTGTGTCAGGTCGCATGCCAAAATACCGCAAGCAATATCTGCCCCGACAAAGGGTGAAACAATCGGCGGCATATAAATCTCGCCACCAATATTTAGTTTCCTTGCGGGAAAGTAACAGCCGCCCGTAATGTTGGGTGTATATGGATATTTGCCCAACGGTGTAGGGTCTGCGCCCACAGCAAGGTGCAGCATGACGGTATTGCCGCTGTATATCGCGTCCTTAATATCGCGCGGTGCAATGCCGATTTGTGCTGTTAAGCGTGCTATAGCAGCATTTAAGCTCTTAGTCAGTGTTGTATGCAAAGCACTCAATCCATCGTTTTGTCCCGCAAACTGTATGCGTGAAATCACATCTTGTGCATATTGTGTTTGCGGGTTGAGCAAGCTTTCAGTGGCGACTTTGGTGCCCGTTGCCAAATCGCACAATGATACAACCAGTGTCGTTGTGCCGATATCGACGACCAGCCCGTAGCCGTTGTTATAATGCGGGTTTAGCGCATGTGCTGTGCTGTGCCCGCTTGAAACAATTTGCAAGGTTTGGTCAGCTGTCGCCGATGTAGAAATAATACAGTCGCACGACAATGGCGTGCAGCAAGCCAATACAGTTTCGCCGTTGATGGCAACTTGGCATTTGCCACAAGTGCCATTGCCTCCGCAGGGTGACGCTAAATATACGCCGCCTTGTCGTGCGGCGTCGAGTGCCGTTGCGCCGCGTTGGGCGTTGACGGTAATGTTTTCGTTGTCGAAGGATACCTTTATCATGGTGCTATTATAGATGGCGCAGTGGGATTTGTCAAAAGGCGTCTTGCAGAAATGCGCATTGCACGTCGGCGAACAATGTGATATAATGCGATAAGCTTTATATCTTAGGAGGACATTATTATGAAAATGCGCAGCGGCGTAGCGGTCATTGTTGGCCTTATCATCATCGGCTTTACCACGGCGGCTTACTTCTTGCTTGACTTAGGCAATAACGCGGGTTTTGAGCGGGCATTCTTGTTTTTGTGGGCATCACAGATTGTTTGTTTCGGCGGCATTGCCGTTATGGGTAGTGTTAACGGCAGGACTATCACGCGCTCGGGCGTGAGTGCCGTGTTGATGGCATACTTCTTGGCAACCCTAGTATTCACGCCGTTTGCCGGTTTGCTTGCCGACAACTTAAATTGGCTGACACTGATGCAATTGCTCATCATCGCGATTGCGCTGATTGCGCTGGTCATTGTGGGCTTCGCCACCATAATGGCCGACAGCAGCAATTATAACCCCGAAGCCGACCACGTTTTTACACAAAAATGCGGCAAGCGTATCTTCAAACTCATGCAGTCGCCGCAAGGCAGGAAATTTGAAATGCAGCTGAAAGCCCTGCATGCGCAGATCCAGTCACTGGAAATCAAAGGGATCAGTGCGGCAGATAACGCCGTGGCGGGCAAAGT
Coding sequences within it:
- a CDS encoding ABC transporter permease yields the protein MSIIFALWKRNMRAFLRNKPALIFNLVFPFFFLFIFGNMFRTLLGDGSETYMLAGIIIATVFESSFRISSTTIDDMTSGFMKEVLVSPISRLNIAAGQFVSSATISAFQGLMIFVAGFAIGMRVSSPLTVVWAILAMVFIGLLFSGFGLFIASKAKNLQTFQAVTMALTMPLMFLSGAYLPTIGLPNLLRNIAAFNPLTYAVNIFRTIVMERFTAPTYELVNETLAANIGGTVVNEQYVIGDVIHEVRYITGGVNIGMLASIGILLAFGLIFLTLSTIAFARVDFSKMNRNVKDSIEL
- a CDS encoding ABC transporter ATP-binding protein; protein product: MQPIIEVQNFTKRYGKFTAVDDISFTVDEGSIFAFLGPNGAGKSTTINTLCTIFDKTEGSLTINGKDVTTQKNEVRSTIGVVFQDNTLDTKMTVEENLRMHCVFYKVPKCEVEERIRFVLELVDLLEVRKKTVSALSGGMKRRVEIARGLIHYPKVLFLDEPTTGLDPQTRAHVWEYVLRLQKEKNITIFLTTHYMDEAEVCNKVAIMDHGKIIAHDTPFGLKKQYTKDRAYITTKNPPALEALLDTRGIHYVKKEKFHRVDVDSTPGILQVLAECNADITDIEIRKGTLNDVFLEITGREIREGEPT
- a CDS encoding YitT family protein; this translates as MLNWLKKLLAIVFSIALISAGINLFLGPHNIAAGGLTGLAIILEELFKLDRSMIILIGNGIVIVATLIFLGREVFLKTAIGASLLPLGVWLVPHYMVIEDVMLSTMIGSVIFAVAVSILYKNNASSGGTIVIPLILKKYFGLNTSVGLFIADGIVVTLCLLVFSIEAFFYAVFSIFLTSWVMHYIETGMKKKKIVYIISDKHEEITNDILHDIGRGVTILPAVGAYNKTPVQVLMITLHHSDYRQLQAVVDKYDKEAFMITNTVTDVHGEGFTYEPGSV
- a CDS encoding ASKHA domain-containing protein, with product MIKVSFDNENITVNAQRGATALDAARQGGVYLASPCGGNGTCGKCQVAINGETVLACCTPLSCDCIISTSATADQTLQIVSSGHSTAHALNPHYNNGYGLVVDIGTTTLVVSLCDLATGTKVATESLLNPQTQYAQDVISRIQFAGQNDGLSALHTTLTKSLNAAIARLTAQIGIAPRDIKDAIYSGNTVMLHLAVGADPTPLGKYPYTPNITGGCYFPARKLNIGGEIYMPPIVSPFVGADIACGILACDLTQTTATTLFIDIGTNGEMVLAKDGNLVATSTAAGPAFEGMNISQGKRASIGAIERFAFNDDDTITIETIGNTDANGICGSGLLDIVAALVRTGRVDSTGRFSDKSNAFTITPHVSLTQGDIRQVQLAKGAIRAGIDAMLDRLSLTPQDIERVEIAGSFGYHVSERSLLQLKMLPAAFAGKIYFVGNTSQSGGMALLLNTDLRRDVERMVQEVKHIDFGNDEAFDDLFVENLGF